The segment GATTGGTATAACAGGGAAAAGCTTTTGCAAATCATCAGAAATAGCAACAGAGCTGATCATAAACAACATAATGAGGATAGGGAAGGTGAATGTAATAGGAGATGTGATATTGTTTCTAGGGAAGCTTTGTGTGAGTCTCTTCAGTGCTCTCTTTGGGTTTCTCATGTTGGATTCACACAAGTACCGCTCTTCTCACAACAAAGTCTCCTCCCCTCTCTTACCCGTTTTGGTAATTAATGGAGGTTGGTGCAATCTCCCTCGCCACCACTTCGACATGTCCATCGAACAATAATGGAGGTTGGTGCAATCTCCCTCGCCACCACTTCGACATGTCCATGCCTGCTTTCTTCCGCATCGCCCGTCGCGGCAATGAAGGCATCGTCCCCGTCTTCTACCGCCGGTAACATAATATATGTTCTATTTGTTCTAAAAGAACATATAATATTCCATTTCTCATTGAGTTTGTTAACTGATGCTCAATAGTGTTGTTTATAGCTAAATTCCACATAATactatatcaaatatatattatttttttgctaaatatatcaaatatatttaaaaatctcAAACGCAAATAAACAATATTTCCTCTAGCTAACTCATCTcgttaaaactttttttttgataaaaacatatataaataattaagtcACATACAAATATAGCATCATTCAAATCCTCTTACTAAATTTGTAGTGTGTCATATTATGTAGGGTGGGATGCAGAAGAAGAGGAGGTGTGAGGTTCACGATGAGAGGGCAAGGTAATTTCAATATGGTAATACTATCAAACATTGGCGCCAGCGGCGCGGTGAGAGCGGTTGCGGTGAGAGGATCAAGGGGAAAGACTTGGCTTCAAATGACTCGTAACTGGGGTGCTAACTGGCAGAGCTCCGGCGATCTCCGTGGACAGAGACTCTCTTTTAGAGTTACTCTTCTTGACGGTAAAACGATGACGTTCGTAAACGTTGTTCCTTCTACTTGGTGGTTCGGTCAAACCTTCTCTTCTGGAGGCCAGTTTCACTGAGTACAAGGTCTTTGATACAATTACGAAGTCTTGCTTGCTTTTTATTATTTGTGAGGCTAATTTTCAACTCTTTGCTTATTTATGAACTTCGCCCTTTATTTTTTTGGGGGAATGTTCCTTTgatctttattttattactaataaataattccATGCTTAATTTCTTTTGTCGAAGTGGTTTCTCATTTATGTATGAGCATTACTCGAAAGGTTACAAGAGTTTTGCTGAATCTAATATTAGTGGAGACAACATTTTTAATTAGCTTCCAATTTTATTACAATTAGATATCTTAACCAAAACAATTGACAAgagtttagtcaaaaaaaaaaacaattgacaAGAGCAACTAAATGTAATATGATCAAGAAATCCAcgtgttatttattgtcacttgtCGGTACAGTCTACCTGTACCCGTAACTGGAAACAACTCTTTTGCTAAAAATGATActtgatagaaataaaaatattataccaagatgaataaatatacaataaatatttggaaaaagCAAGGAGCCCATGCTTTTCAGTTTTCTGATACagtacatttttattatattctccaagagttttgaattttcaaatacAGAAACAATAGTAATAGTTATTGCTGTCATACTTAAAGTAAGTAAAACCAACTTTAGCAAGCTTTCTGTGAGTTCAATAACAAATTAGCCAAGAAACAACAAAACTTTCTCATAATTTTCACTGGTTAACCACATCTAGTTCTATTATCATCAGATTGACACAAACTTTTaagaataatttattatttaaatgaaaaccaatttTCTATTTCTACACATAACTTTGTTTTGCCATCAATTAAGTTGTAGTGGCCCTTTTCATtcatgtttaaataatataaacaactgaaaaagttgaataaaggaatatttaatcaaatgaaTGGCGTTAAAACAGTTACATTTGCAGATCTCACAGAGggaataataagaaaaaaaagaacacttTCGTTTTAAAATGGGTTACACATTAAGGAAGGAATTAAAAATGGTAAAAACACTCAAAGCCCATCAAAACCAGACATGGATTCTTTTCATGTTCCCACGGAAGATAGATTGAACAGTAACCacattaaatttatattcttttaccaaaaagaaattCACTTTTAATAATAACACACAAACACAGTCTAAAAGACATTAATACCCTTCAAACACTTTCACACTCTCCTTGAACAACGAACacttgagaaagagagagaagacacTCTTTAGTCTTTACCCTCCTGTGCTTGTTCTTCGAGGGTTTTCAGACAGTGGAAAGAGGAAAGAGGAAAAAGATGAGAGGACCTCTAGGAGCTGTGATTGGAAGATACACCTCAAGTGATGGGAGTGACAAAGATGGGATCATCAAACACAACAGAAAGTGCAGAGACATTACCTTCCTCGTCATCTTCATTGCCTTTTGGGTCTCAATGATTGTCAACTCCAGCTTTGGTTTCAACCAAGGAAACCCATTAAGGTAAAGCTTCCATGGAACTAATCTTTAAGCCAAAGTCTGtgtctttagtactatctgtgTACTaaagtattgatttttttttggttcagacTCACATATGGATTAGACTACGAAGGGAATGTGTGTGGTAGCAACCACCGTCACCGTGACCTTACTCAGCTCGAGCTTAGATACTGGCTAAACCCTAACCAAGTCTACGAAAGTGGTCTGAAAGATGGGGAGCTCACATTGGGTAACGCTAGGACTATCTGTCTCTTGGACTGCCCTGAACCTTCGGATGATACTCTCAACTGGGTCTGTGACTATCCAGATGGCGAGATACGTCTCAAGATGGATGATTGGATCGACAGGAACTATGATTACTTTGAGTTTCTTACTCCTGAAATGAGGAACTCCTCTCTTCAGCTCCAGGGTCCTTGTTACCCTATCATCTTCCCTAGCGTCAATGGTAAAGAGCAGCACAACAAAGGTTcagtctttttgttttgttactgaacttttttttctttaattaatgTAGTTTATTGGAGCTGTCAGTATATAGCTCGTGCTTCGAACTCATCCCTGCGACATTGGCAGCAGATGGGTGGTGTGAGTATTCAAGAGGATATGATCATTGACAAATCTATCAGAAGATCAATGAACTCTCGTGCCTCGGTTCTAAAGGTCAGTACAATTGATCATCTTACATCTACTGACATGAAGAATGTTTGTTCTAAGCGGTTTATATTTAATTGCAGAGGTATGTGGCTGATATTGGCAAGTCATGGCCAGTATTGATTGTATGTGGAGGCCTTGTCCCGTTGTTTCTATCCATTGTCTGGCTGCTCCTTATCCGTCACTTTGTAGCTGCCATGCCCTGGATAACTGTTGTCCTTTTCAACATGCTTTTAATATCTGTCACCATCTTCTACTACTTGAAAGGTTTGGTTTTAAAGAATCgcatgtctctctctctctctgtgtttcAAGTTACTTTGGAACTCAATATGTGTCTTTTTGTAGCTGGATGGATTGGGGATGATGCTGTAACACCTATCATCGGTGAGCATGATCCATACATTCATGTGTATGGTCGAGTAAGTTTCAATATCATCCACTTTCTCAAATACATTAAATTATGAGACCGTTAAGTCTCAATGCTTATTTGCAGTTTGCTTTGTTCTCCAGGAGCTGACTCATGTCCGTATAGTCGCTATTCTGATGACTTTCATCTCAGCTGTTGCTATCCTCACTTCTATAGCCATCATTCGCCGTATCCTTATGGCCACATCAGTCCTCAAGGTGAATATTAGTATGGTCACTAGTATGGCTTTTAGCTAAAGGGctaagagcatgtttattgGGGGTTCTTAGCGGAATATAAGAACACGTctttaacttttaactaaaaaagCTAAGAACCGGCTCTTAAATATATTCCGCTAAGAACCCCACCCTAAGAACCTCCAATAAACATGCTCCCAGGCCAATCCACTTTTTATggccaattgattttaagttggaagctcGTGATAAGTCCAAACTTAACAAGTTTTTTATTTCAGGTAGCTGCTAAAGTAATAGGAGAAGTGCAAGCTCTGATTATATTCCCAGCTATACCATACGCGATGCTAGCAATATTCTATATGTTCTGGCTATCAGCAGCTCTCTATCTATTCAGTTCGGGTCAAG is part of the Raphanus sativus cultivar WK10039 chromosome 5, ASM80110v3, whole genome shotgun sequence genome and harbors:
- the LOC108830336 gene encoding expansin-A12-like yields the protein MSMPAFFRIARRGNEGIVPVFYRRVGCRRRGGVRFTMRGQGNFNMVILSNIGASGAVRAVAVRGSRGKTWLQMTRNWGANWQSSGDLRGQRLSFRVTLLDGKTMTFVNVVPSTWWFGQTFSSGGQFH
- the LOC108830344 gene encoding choline transporter protein 1, whose protein sequence is MRGPLGAVIGRYTSSDGSDKDGIIKHNRKCRDITFLVIFIAFWVSMIVNSSFGFNQGNPLRLTYGLDYEGNVCGSNHRHRDLTQLELRYWLNPNQVYESGLKDGELTLGNARTICLLDCPEPSDDTLNWVCDYPDGEIRLKMDDWIDRNYDYFEFLTPEMRNSSLQLQGPCYPIIFPSVNVYWSCQYIARASNSSLRHWQQMGGVSIQEDMIIDKSIRRSMNSRASVLKRYVADIGKSWPVLIVCGGLVPLFLSIVWLLLIRHFVAAMPWITVVLFNMLLISVTIFYYLKAGWIGDDAVTPIIGEHDPYIHVYGRELTHVRIVAILMTFISAVAILTSIAIIRRILMATSVLKVAAKVIGEVQALIIFPAIPYAMLAIFYMFWLSAALYLFSSGQVVQNNCNNTNCCAYDLVLKKVNCEHCCGYSIRYTPHITVAIFFHLFGCYWATQFFIASSATVIAGSVASYYWAQGEEAASPEIPFLPVFASMKRLARYNLGSVALGSLVVSFVESVRFILEAIRRRTKVRGTTPDHWLGRMGYYTSRGCLKSIEWTIKSVNRNAYIMIGITGKSFCKSSEIATELIINNIMRIGKVNVIGDVILFLGKLCVSLFSALFGFLMLDSHKYRSSHNKVSSPLLPVLACWGLGYVVATLFFGVVEMSIDTIILSFCQDSEENQGNAQHAPSLLLETLDSNHYEEEG